DNA sequence from the Halorussus limi genome:
GGGGCGACGGTCGTGGGGGCAGTCGCCGCGCTCACAGGGGCGTGTGAGGGCGTAAATGCGGTTCCGCAGCGTGTTGACGTGCGGGCGGCCTTCCCCACGACCACCGACCGTGAACAGCGGTTCGCGTCCGTACTCGTCGGTGGCGTCGACACGGTTCTCCTCGATGTAGTCCCTGAGCAGTTCACACGTCTTCGGGCGGATGGAGATCGTGCGTTCGGAGTCGGGGCCGTTCTTCAACGGCGTCTGCTCCGCCGGCGAGTGCGAGAGCGTGATGTACCCGTCCTCGAGATCCACGTCGGCGAGGTCGATGGAGCGAGCGGCCCCGATGCGGATGACGCCGTACCAGAGCGTGTGGAAGAGGGCGTGTTCCAGCGAGGCGTACCGGTAGCGGTCGAGGTGGGAGAGGATCTCCTTGGCGCGGTCGTCGTCGATCTCGTTGTCGCGCTGGCCGTCCGTCCGGTTCGGCGACTTGACCTTCTCGGCGAGACCGTCGGCGACGGCATCGACCTGTTCGGCCCACCTCACGAACACGCGGAGCGTGTCGAGGTGGGTCTTGACCGTGTTCTGGGAGAAGTCGTCGCCGTTGGCTTTCTCGTCGAACCGCCAGAGCTTCCACCGGCGGATGTCCATCCCGTTGAGTTCGGCAAGCGCGTTGTAGTCGGTTTCCTCGTCGAACCAGCGGACGAAGTGGCGGAGGCGTCGGCGATGACTGGCGACCGTGCTGGGGGCGGCGCCGTCTTGTTCTCGGTCTTGGAGGTAGAGTTCGAGTGCCTGTTCTGCGGTGATGCGTTCGAGGTTGTCGTTTTCGGTGGACATTGGAATCCCAATCCACCGCGCGGCGTGCGGGGTCTTGCTCTGCACGCGACTTCGGTGTCGGACTCCCGAGACGAAGTGGTGTTACCGGCCCTGTCCGAACCCGTGAAAACGACTGCCGGAACGGCCCCTTGGGCCGCACGCCCGCAGGTTATTTTCACGGGTGAGGGAAGCGGGTTCAAATCCTGCAGCGCCCATCCCGAAACGAATCGTTCTGTGGCTAATCCGTATTCCTCCGTAGAGACATCAGTTGTTGGTAAATATGGCGAATCACTTTTCCGCGAATTGGCTACTCGAAACGGGACACTGAGCGGACCACCTGCGACTACTGCGAGGCGCACGTCACGCCGGACTCCCGCCGGACCAACGGAGGAGTTTTGCACACGCGGACGACGTGCAGCGTGTGCAATTCTCGGCGTCAATTCCTAAGTGCGTGTATCACTGGCCGGGCTACGACGGAAGCCGTCGCATCGCTCACCGTGTCGTCTCGTATCGCCGGAGGAGGTATGCGGGGCCAACGACGAGGTTGCACACCGGCAGCAGGCCACCGATTATCCAGCGACGCCGCTTCGGTATCCAAGTGCTGTCGGTGAACTTGCGGCTGTCCAGCGCGATGGCCACCGGGAGCGCCAGCCAGACGGCAAGGATGGCCACCGCGACAAGTGGACCAGTGCCGATAGCGATGTCCCTGACCAGCAGGATTGGGAGCCAGCCGACAGTGGCGAGCGCGACGACGTAGTGCCACCCGGGAGTGGCCCACGAGCGGTCGGTCCCGTCGGTCGGTCGAGTTGCGTCTCCATCGCCACCGCACGGTCCGGCCTCAGTCAGTCGCTGCCGGCGGAGCCGGACGTAGGCAACGGCGATAGCGAGGTTCACCGGAAAGACGGCGAAGCCCACGAGCCACCGCTGTGGC
Encoded proteins:
- a CDS encoding tyrosine-type recombinase/integrase, which translates into the protein MSTENDNLERITAEQALELYLQDREQDGAAPSTVASHRRRLRHFVRWFDEETDYNALAELNGMDIRRWKLWRFDEKANGDDFSQNTVKTHLDTLRVFVRWAEQVDAVADGLAEKVKSPNRTDGQRDNEIDDDRAKEILSHLDRYRYASLEHALFHTLWYGVIRIGAARSIDLADVDLEDGYITLSHSPAEQTPLKNGPDSERTISIRPKTCELLRDYIEENRVDATDEYGREPLFTVGGRGEGRPHVNTLRNRIYALTRPCERGDCPHDRRPESCEAAQSRNDASKCPSSESSHAVRRGSITWHLRTETPKPVVSDRADVSPEVIDSNYNELSEREKADVRASQLPDDLGDK